GTTTTAAGTCATTTCGTTCGGAAAGTTCCCAAGCCATAATCTCATTGTTATACAACTCCATCACGACACAGAGATAAGCAAACTCATGTCCAATTTGTACATACGTAATGTCAGTCACCAGATTCTGAGGAGGAGTGTTGGCCAAAAATTCCCGGTTTAAGATATTGTGGAACAGAACC
This Paenibacillus xylanexedens DNA region includes the following protein-coding sequences:
- a CDS encoding DDE-type integrase/transposase/recombinase, with the protein product MIRELHIRSVIRKKPLFADRKRSVLFHNILNREFLANTPPQNLVTDITYVQIGHEFAYLCVVMELYNNEIMAWELSERNDLKLVTNTWRS